The proteins below are encoded in one region of Festucalex cinctus isolate MCC-2025b chromosome 2, RoL_Fcin_1.0, whole genome shotgun sequence:
- the lhfpl4b gene encoding LHFPL tetraspan subfamily member 3 protein, which yields MAAATPGLGDLSRLYQTEFVRSARAVGALWAVCTLCFAIIQVVILVQPSWIGTSEIHHPGTGPAPPTGTLGLFEVCLESDRPVPDCRGHLSSLSPLPSFQSVAVLVGVSLWAVWTSVVCLCLFRFCSAATVYKICAWLQLTAGFCLALACLLFPDSWESPEMRVLCGDSVGSFSSGNCSVHWAFILAILGILDAAILATLAFVLANRQDALLPPLNKEVTTGLLMSA from the exons ATGGCGGCGGCGACGCCTGGCCTGGGCGACCTTTCCCGCCTGTATCAGACAGAGTTCGTGCGCAGCGCCCGCGCGGTGGGCGCGCTTTGGGCCGTGTGCACGCTGTGCTTCGCCATCATCCAGGTGGTCATCCTGGTGCAGCCGTCCTGGATCGGAACCTCCGAGATCCACCACCCAGGGACGGGACCGGCCCCGCCCACTGGCACCCTGGGGTTGTTTGAG GTGTGTCTGGAGTCGGACCGGCCCGTTCCAGACTGCCGCGGCCATCTGTCCAGTCTGTCCCCTCTACCGTCCTTCCAGTCTGTGGCGGTCCTGGTGGGCGTGTCCCTGTGGGCAGTGTGGACCAGCGTGGTTTGTCTCTGCTTGTTCCGATTCTGCAGCGCTGCCACCGTCTACAAGATCTGCGCCTGGCTGCAGCTCACAGCAG GTTTCTGCTTGGCGTTAGCGTGTCTGCTATTCCCCGATTCATGGGAGAGTCCGGAGATGAGAGTCCTGTGCGGCGACTCG GTGGGCAGCTTCTCATCGGGCAACTGTTCGGTCCACTGGGCCTTCATCCTTGCCATCCTGGGCATTTTGGACGCCGCCATCTTGGCCACGCTGGCATTTGTGCTGGCCAACAGACAAGATGCCCTTCTGCCGCCGCTCAACAAGGAAG TGACTACAGGACTGCTGATGTCGGCATAG
- the pcsk1nl gene encoding proprotein convertase subtilisin/kexin type 1 inhibitor, like has product MASLGLLVLCAALLHITQYTLAVRGGVGRQNLLAYDDDRNVMMSRPAYYRSDGWNGPSLEQALQRLVERGQRREQEEEELRTASMATLLRLLAKAEAAGLVGPDDVQLEEEDLQGRGQGRGLSMGRPPAPWWSLMTPQLLQALLDRVEPQVGGAQMAKARLERFRSDDYDDIDDDDVRRLLARILPIISPDYAPSNWRARRDVSVTEPVGTIHRRSRRSLGDDALPPSGNEPLLRVKRLGEEEQEGQQVHTVANANVRQHGTRRRRAALNHALLHQIVNYMRK; this is encoded by the exons ATGGCGTCGCTTGGCCTCCTAGTGCTCTGCGCCGCACTGCTCCACATCACTCAG TATACACTTGCTGTTCGTGGAGGAGTCGGACGTCAGAACCTGTTGGCCTACGACGACGACCGCAATGTAATGATGTCACGTCCGGCCTACTACCGGTCAGATGGCTGGAATGGGCCCAGCTTGGAGCAAGCTCTTCAGCGATTGGTGGAGAGGGGTCAGAGGcgggagcaggaggaggaggagctgcgGACAG CCTCCATGGCGACTTTGCTCCGCCTCCTCGCCAAGGCCGAGGCTGCGGGTTTGGTTGGCCCAGATGATGTGCAACTGGAAGAAGAAGACTTACAGGGTCGGGGCCAAGGCCGTGGTTTGAGCATGGGGAGGCCCCCTGCGCCCTGGTGGTCCCTCATGACACCACAGCTGCTTCAGGCTCTCCTAGACAG AGTGGAGCCACAGGTAGGCGGAGCCCAGATGGCAAAGGCAAGACTTGAGCGATTCCGGAGCGATGACTATGACGACATTGATGATGACGACGTCAG ACGTTTACTTGCTAGGATTCTACCAATCATCAGCCCTGACTATGCCCCTTCCAACTGGCGTGCACGACGGGATGTGTCCGTCACAGAGCCCGTAGGAACCATCCACAGGAGAAGCCGCCGTTCCCTCGGTGATGACGCCTTGCCGCCGTCTGGCAACGAACCGCTGCTCAGGGTGAAGAGGCTGGGTGAGGAAGAACAGGAAGGGCAGCAGGTTCACACGGTGGCAAATGCCAACGTGCGACAACATGGCACCCGACGCCGGCGAGCCGCCCTAAACCACGCGCTGCTTCACCAGATTGTCAACTACATGAGAAAGTAG